In Rana temporaria chromosome 3, aRanTem1.1, whole genome shotgun sequence, a single window of DNA contains:
- the LOC120932984 gene encoding gastrokine-1-like yields MGTMLLLLGFLAVFVNPLQGDETFQYVNNGYNGETVYHTVNINQQYKIAVFNVYSGRQTSNAVFDYKQNIVAYHMPYRGICILAHMDIDTFPGLGIFEDMMHKREQKKELEELKKQYFITNQQIYDLAQYGSAVQGLCWGVPTYLAREFTPPPQKHGQGVGAQGCAGIHFLFIHVGLCGGIHF; encoded by the exons ATGGGGACAATG CTCCTGCTTCTTGGATTCCTGGCAGTCTTCGTAAATCCATTGCAGGGAGATGAG ACATTCCAATATGTGAACAATGGATACAACGGAGAGACGGTCTACCATACTGTTAACATTAACCAGCAATACAAGATCGCTGTGTTTAATGTCTATTCTGGACGACAGACATCCAACGCTGTCTTTGATTACAAACAG AACATAGTGGCTTACCACATGCCATACAGAGGTATCTGCATACTCGCACACATGGATATTGACACCTTCCCTGGACTGGGCATCTTTGAGGATATGATGCATAAGAGG GAGCAAAAGAAGGAGTTGGAAGAACTTAAAAAGCAATACTTTATCACTAACCAACAAATATATGACCTTGCCCAGTATGGTTCTGCTGTTCAGGGGCTGTGCTGGGGAGTCCCAACCTACTTGGCTCGTGAGTTCACAC CTCCACCCCAGAAACATGGACAAGGTGTTGGAGCTCAAGGATGTGCTGGAATCCatttcctctttatacatgttggGTTATGTGGAGGGATCCACTTCTAG